The sequence TCGAACCCTTTGCCATTGCTTCCGATGGGGAGTTACGGCCAGAAGCCCCAGAACCCTTTTTACTGACCGAAGCAGAGGTTAACCTAGAACAAGGCACGATTACCCTCAGTGATGGGTCTGTCCTTGCAATTACCCCTGCACTGGTGGGAACCGTGATTAATCCCGCCTTTATTGAACAAGCAGAGACAATTGTTGAAGTCAGCGCCAATCTCACGGACGAGCAAAAAATAATCGCTGAATTTTGGGAAGATGGCGGAGGAACGTCTTATCCCCCCGGAACCTGGTTAACTTTTGGTCAGTTTGTCTCAGCGCGAGACAACCATTCCCTCGCTGAAGATGCCCAATTATTTTTCGCCTTGGGGAATGCCGTCTTTGATGCTGGGATTGCCACTTGGGAAGCAAAGCGTTTCTATGATTATGTGCGTCCAGTGCGAGCAATTCGAGATTTGGGTCAGCTTGGTCTGTTGGGTGAATTTGATGCCGATCTGGGAGGGTTCGCGATCGAAGCATGGCAGCCCGATCAAGGCACGGAAAGGATTCTTGCCACTGATTTCTTAACCTATCAAACCCCAGGCAGCGATCCCTCTCCTCCCTTCGCTGAATATACTTCTGGACACAGTGGCTTTAGTGCCGCAGCAGCGACAGTTTTAGAACTATTTACTGGCAGCGAGACATTTGACGCTTCTGTGACGTTTAAAGCGGGATCATCTCGCTTTGAACCAGAGATTACCCCTGAATCTCCAGTTACCCTAAGCTGGGAGACTTTTCGAGAGGCTGCGGACGAAGCGGGAATTTCCCGAATTTACGGGGGTATTCATTTTGATGATGGAGACCTTAACGGTCGTACTTTGGGAACTGAAGTGGGAGAAGCGGTCTGGGAAGAAAGCAGCTTTTTCGTCGGGGGCGGTTCCACATCGGTTTTTGGTTCTTTAGAAGCGGACATCATTGATTCAGAAACCAGTTCCGATTTTGATGGTCAGCGCGACCTCATCTTCAGTGGTACGGGTGATGATGTGGTTGATACCTCTCAGGCTGTTTTCGGGAAAAATCGGGTTTATGGAGGCAGCAGCGATGATGAACTATTTGCAGGGGAAAACGATCGCCTGTTTGGAGGAACGGGAAACGATACCTTAGAAGCGTCGGAAAGCAGAGGAGGCAATCGACTCTATGGCGGTGCTGGGGATGATATATTTTTCAATGGTAGCAGCGATCGCGCTTTCGGAGGTGTTGGCAATGATACTTTCTTCATGGGAGAAGCCAGTGGTAACAATATGATTACAGGTGGATCAGACGCAGACATTTTCGCGATCGCCAATGCGGGGTTTCCTGAATCCCCAAACACGATCACGGATTTTACCAGTGGCGTTGATCTTCTTCAGATTGGGGGAATTGGCGAATTAAATGAATTTGCTGATTTGAGCCTGACTGAGAGTGAAGTTGGTACAACTGTCAGTTTTGGCGCGATCGCGTTTGCCATTTTACAAGGAGTTACCGCGAGCAGTCTCGATAGTAATGACTTTAGCTTGTTTTAGGAGTTTCAATTTCGAGAAAATGCTCATGATCAGTTTGCAACAGTCGGATGGTGATCATATTTGCATCAACCTAACGCGCGATCGCGCAGCGACGATTCATCCGCAACCTCTTCAGTAAGGGCATGACAATTGAGGAAATTGCAGAAGTCACTGAGCTTTCCTCGGAAGAAGTCACTCAACTCATTAATCAAGATGAACAGTAGCTTAGTAGCGCGATCTCATCTTCGCTTGGGATTGATGCGCATTGCCATCGCCCTTTCAATTCTGCCCAAAATTAGGGAACTCAAGATGAGATAATAAGAAAAACTCATTCCTGATTCTTTTGACTCGAAATCTCCACGACCAATTTAGCAAAGACTCTCTCGCAGAACTGTTTGATCTCTTTGGCAACAGCGAGGTGGATTCTAAAGTAGCTTCCGAAGTTCGCGAAATTGATTTCTTTTTCACCCCCGATCCCGACAAGAAAGATCAGTTAACCGCCTTAGGTTTCCTGGGAAAAATGGGGTTAACCCCTGCTGTCATTGAACCCTACCGTAATCCCATTAACGCCCAAGAAGTCCGCAAGTGCTTGAAAAAATTGCTGGATTTAGAAGCA comes from Halothece sp. PCC 7418 and encodes:
- a CDS encoding DUF6851 domain-containing protein, which translates into the protein MVQLNLDPITQRVMIDDRSPTISALWDQAVQEAVVNTSAGPTIGSRAYAMVHTGIYNAWAAYDPIALSTQLPRELQRPPAEQTKANQQEAMSFAAYRILTDLFPSEVALFDNLMAELGFDPDNRTTNLSTPAGVGNVSAQALLEFRRQDGSNQLGTDPNGEIALPYSDTSNYQPVNSPDETRIIDQWTPERVPIDAEPGTEDRIQEFLTPHWQSVEPFAIASDGELRPEAPEPFLLTEAEVNLEQGTITLSDGSVLAITPALVGTVINPAFIEQAETIVEVSANLTDEQKIIAEFWEDGGGTSYPPGTWLTFGQFVSARDNHSLAEDAQLFFALGNAVFDAGIATWEAKRFYDYVRPVRAIRDLGQLGLLGEFDADLGGFAIEAWQPDQGTERILATDFLTYQTPGSDPSPPFAEYTSGHSGFSAAAATVLELFTGSETFDASVTFKAGSSRFEPEITPESPVTLSWETFREAADEAGISRIYGGIHFDDGDLNGRTLGTEVGEAVWEESSFFVGGGSTSVFGSLEADIIDSETSSDFDGQRDLIFSGTGDDVVDTSQAVFGKNRVYGGSSDDELFAGENDRLFGGTGNDTLEASESRGGNRLYGGAGDDIFFNGSSDRAFGGVGNDTFFMGEASGNNMITGGSDADIFAIANAGFPESPNTITDFTSGVDLLQIGGIGELNEFADLSLTESEVGTTVSFGAIAFAILQGVTASSLDSNDFSLF